The Campylobacter concisus genome segment TACTTATTAACAAAGACGATGTTCAAACCAAGTATGAGTCGATCTTTGTGACGCATTCACAGCCATATGATTTAGTGCTTTTAAATTCGCAGATCAATGAGCTTTTGGAACTAGAAGATGATAGTGAGATCGCATCTGCGCTTAAAAAGATCGTTCCTGAGTTCAATCACGCATTAAATTTAAAAGGCTAATTAGAGGCAAAGAACAATGATAGCGATAATTGACTATGGAGCTGGAAACATCAAAAGCGTGATAAATGCTTTTGATTTTCTTGACAAAAAATGTGCCTTAGTGAGTAAGCCTGAAAATTTAAAGGAGTATTCGCACATTGTTTTGCCAGGCGTTGGAGCTTTTGGTGAGGCGATGACAAAGCTAAAAAATAACGGCATGGACGAAGCCGTAAAAGAAGCTGTAAAAAGCGGCAAAGCTTTTATTGGTATTTGCCTTGGTATGCAGCTTTTATTTGAGCGAAGCTTCGAGTTTGGCGAGCATAAGGGACTTTCTCTTTTGCCCGGCGAGGTCGTAAAATTTAATGAAACTAATTTCGATAAGCCATTAAAAATACCTCACATTGGCTGGAACGCTTTGGAATTTAAGCAAAATAGTCCATTAAATTTAGGACTAAAAAAGCTTGAGTATTTATATTTTGTACACAGCTATCACGTGGTTTGTGATGATAAATTTGCACTGGCAAAGACGACTTATGGATATGAATTTACAAGTGCGGTTTGGCATGAAAATATCTTTGGCTTTCAGCCTCATCCAGAAAAAAGTCATGAAGCTGGACTTAAAATTTTAGAGAATTTTGCGAGGTTGTGATGGAAATTTTTCCAGCGATTGATTTAAAAGAGGGGCAAGCAGTTAGACTTAGCAAAGGTCTTATGCAAAGTGCAAAAATTTATAGCAACGAGCCAAGTGAACTTGCTAAGAAATTTGAAGATTATGGCGCAAAATGGCTTCATGTGGTTGATTTAGACGGTGCATTTGCTGGAGAGACGATAAATTTTAAAACAATTGAAAAAATTACAAAGGCTACAAATTTAAGCGTCCAAGTAGGTGGTGGCATAAGAGATGAAGAGCGAATAAAACGCTATTTAGACCTTGGA includes the following:
- the hisH gene encoding imidazole glycerol phosphate synthase subunit HisH — translated: MIAIIDYGAGNIKSVINAFDFLDKKCALVSKPENLKEYSHIVLPGVGAFGEAMTKLKNNGMDEAVKEAVKSGKAFIGICLGMQLLFERSFEFGEHKGLSLLPGEVVKFNETNFDKPLKIPHIGWNALEFKQNSPLNLGLKKLEYLYFVHSYHVVCDDKFALAKTTYGYEFTSAVWHENIFGFQPHPEKSHEAGLKILENFARL